The following are encoded in a window of Cycloclasticus pugetii PS-1 genomic DNA:
- a CDS encoding aromatic-ring-hydroxylating dioxygenase subunit beta, whose amino-acid sequence MPNIPLTIELKSEVEQLLNSYVQCIDDDDLEHWPDFFTEDCLYQIIPRENHEIGLPTAVIWCDSRGMLADRVTALRHANVYQVQWYRHIISNPMISTEDGETFHVQSNYAVFKTCNDGESSVYNVGRYVDEIVRDEGVLKFKKRSAIYDTHRITTLMVIPI is encoded by the coding sequence ATGCCTAATATACCCTTAACCATAGAATTAAAAAGCGAAGTAGAACAACTGCTTAATAGCTATGTCCAGTGTATTGATGATGATGACCTTGAACATTGGCCAGACTTTTTCACGGAAGATTGTTTGTACCAAATCATTCCTAGGGAAAACCATGAAATAGGCTTGCCAACAGCGGTGATCTGGTGCGATAGCCGTGGAATGTTAGCTGACCGTGTTACAGCTTTGCGTCATGCAAATGTATATCAAGTGCAGTGGTACCGTCACATTATTAGCAACCCAATGATCAGTACAGAAGACGGAGAGACCTTTCATGTGCAGTCTAATTATGCGGTCTTTAAAACATGTAACGACGGTGAAAGTAGCGTTTACAACGTGGGTCGTTATGTCGATGAAATAGTTCGTGATGAAGGGGTTCTTAAGTTTAAAAAGCGTTCTGCTATTTATGACACTCATCGAATTACGACTCTGATGGTTATCCCAATTTAA
- a CDS encoding efflux RND transporter permease subunit: MSDKERINLARWGIKHSQVLIYFMVVILVAGTFAFFKLGQRDLPVFAIKTIVVNVKWPGASAEEMSQFVTDPIETKLLEVPWLREVSSFSKPGEAWLIVNIEDFMPNAAIEMKDRAYDIRKKINDIQHRLPEGVQGPFINDEFGDIFSMVYSFNSDDYSFADLKDYAEKARNALVRIESVEKAILYSVQNEKIFVEMDDKRMSALGLDPLQIGMLLQQHNKVQTSGRIEGKQSYYRLSLNDRFQSIDDIKKLPIKLQDNSVIYLENIATISRGYDDPPVFRMRVNGNPSIGLGITMRKGYQLLTLSDEVKATMAEFTEQLPAGVEVVLVSDQPKSVQAQINRFLLKLLIAVFIVLVVCYFSLGFRTGFIVALAIPVVLGLVFVMMSILGIPLTRTSLGALVIALGLLVDDAMIVVELVHVKLEQGWDRLKAATYAYTATSKPMLSGTLIAAVGFLPVYIVDAAPNEILGNLFVVIGVALIASWIVAVLLTPYLSFKLLKVEHQGKQHIQTANVDNSAMYQSDFYNRFRRLIAWCMCHNKTVLGVTALSFVLTIFGMQHVKMEFFPGNDRPEALVDVWFPEGTSYHQMERQIADVERLLDAQDNIENYLTYIGGDSLRVQNDMYIEQPNANYSKIIVIAKNLEARAQIKTLLSDYFATHQPNVRTRVYNLVYGLPFNYPVQYLITGNDAEKLSDISEQLKDILRNNPQTRDVHDNRREKRVVVDIKLDLPRVAASGTDPAQLSKTLGVMLNGLPVTQYREGNDHIDVVLRNESENRYNLDRINYLQVPLGNGTTVALSELADISLKFEEGVIWRYNGYRSVIVQSLLEEGVLNFDVVKALKPQIDELRDSLPSGYRVEVFGEVDISREVDTQLAKTMPFMLIAILTLLMFELNSIKKMFLVLMTVPLGLIGVVFILLVLDLSFGLVARLGLLALVGIIIRNSIILMDQIDQDLAAGSSPWNAVLESTVRRARPIILTALAAIFAMIPLITDYFWGPMAITMMSGLLVATLLTLLVFPTMYVAFFKVKGQ, encoded by the coding sequence ATGAGTGATAAAGAGCGCATAAACCTCGCACGATGGGGAATAAAGCACTCACAGGTGCTGATCTATTTTATGGTTGTTATTTTGGTGGCCGGAACGTTTGCCTTTTTCAAGCTAGGGCAGCGTGATTTACCCGTTTTTGCAATTAAAACTATTGTGGTTAATGTGAAATGGCCCGGAGCGTCGGCAGAAGAAATGTCGCAATTCGTGACAGACCCCATTGAAACAAAATTACTAGAAGTGCCTTGGCTTCGCGAAGTCAGCTCGTTTAGTAAACCGGGTGAGGCGTGGTTAATCGTTAATATTGAAGATTTTATGCCAAATGCCGCGATAGAGATGAAGGATCGTGCGTATGACATACGAAAAAAAATCAATGATATTCAACACCGGTTGCCTGAAGGTGTTCAAGGTCCTTTTATTAATGATGAGTTTGGCGATATTTTTTCAATGGTGTACAGCTTCAATAGTGACGACTACTCATTTGCGGATTTGAAAGATTATGCTGAGAAAGCGCGAAATGCTTTGGTGCGTATTGAGTCAGTGGAAAAAGCTATTTTATACAGCGTACAAAATGAAAAAATATTTGTAGAGATGGATGATAAGCGTATGTCGGCGCTGGGTTTAGATCCTTTGCAAATTGGTATGTTGTTGCAACAACATAATAAGGTGCAAACCAGTGGCCGAATAGAAGGCAAGCAGTCCTATTATAGGCTTAGCCTTAATGATCGTTTTCAATCCATTGACGATATAAAAAAACTGCCTATTAAGCTACAGGATAATAGCGTTATATATCTTGAAAATATCGCCACTATTAGCCGAGGTTACGACGATCCCCCTGTATTCAGGATGCGTGTTAATGGTAACCCGTCTATTGGGCTAGGTATTACGATGCGTAAAGGCTATCAATTACTAACCTTGTCAGATGAGGTTAAGGCCACCATGGCAGAGTTTACAGAACAGTTACCCGCTGGTGTGGAGGTCGTTTTGGTGAGCGATCAGCCTAAATCTGTGCAAGCACAAATTAATCGGTTTTTGCTTAAATTATTAATAGCTGTTTTTATTGTATTGGTGGTTTGCTATTTCTCACTTGGGTTTCGTACCGGCTTTATCGTAGCGCTAGCCATTCCTGTGGTTTTGGGTTTGGTATTTGTCATGATGTCTATATTAGGAATCCCCCTTACCCGTACCTCTTTGGGTGCCTTAGTCATTGCACTTGGCTTGTTAGTAGATGATGCGATGATCGTGGTGGAATTAGTTCATGTAAAACTCGAGCAAGGTTGGGATAGGTTAAAAGCTGCTACCTATGCATATACTGCGACATCGAAACCGATGTTAAGTGGTACCTTAATTGCGGCCGTAGGTTTTTTACCAGTTTATATTGTCGATGCAGCACCGAATGAGATATTGGGTAATCTTTTTGTAGTGATTGGTGTGGCGTTAATTGCCTCTTGGATAGTGGCTGTTTTGTTAACCCCTTATTTGTCTTTTAAATTGCTAAAGGTTGAACACCAGGGTAAGCAGCATATACAAACGGCTAATGTCGACAATTCGGCTATGTATCAGAGTGATTTTTATAATCGGTTTCGCCGCTTAATCGCTTGGTGTATGTGTCATAACAAAACGGTACTAGGGGTCACGGCACTCTCATTCGTTTTGACCATATTTGGAATGCAGCATGTAAAAATGGAGTTTTTTCCAGGCAATGATCGCCCTGAGGCACTGGTCGATGTCTGGTTCCCAGAGGGGACTAGCTACCATCAAATGGAGCGTCAGATCGCCGATGTTGAACGGTTGCTAGACGCACAAGATAATATTGAAAATTACCTTACTTATATCGGCGGGGATTCTTTGCGTGTACAGAATGATATGTACATAGAGCAACCTAATGCGAACTACAGCAAAATTATTGTGATTGCAAAGAACCTAGAGGCACGTGCACAAATAAAAACCTTGTTAAGCGACTATTTTGCAACACATCAACCCAATGTGCGAACCCGTGTGTATAACCTTGTATATGGTTTACCGTTCAACTACCCCGTTCAATATTTAATCACTGGAAATGATGCTGAAAAATTGTCTGATATTTCTGAGCAATTAAAAGACATACTCAGAAATAATCCACAAACAAGAGATGTGCATGATAATCGCCGAGAAAAACGGGTGGTGGTAGATATTAAGCTTGACTTGCCCCGTGTGGCAGCTAGTGGGACTGATCCGGCTCAGTTGAGCAAAACACTCGGTGTTATGCTTAATGGCTTACCGGTGACTCAATATCGCGAGGGTAATGACCATATTGATGTTGTGCTTCGTAATGAATCGGAGAATCGTTATAACCTAGATCGAATTAATTATTTACAAGTGCCCTTAGGCAACGGCACAACCGTTGCGTTGTCTGAGCTGGCAGATATCAGTTTGAAATTTGAAGAAGGTGTTATCTGGCGCTATAACGGATATCGTTCGGTGATTGTGCAGTCATTATTGGAAGAGGGCGTGTTGAATTTTGATGTGGTTAAAGCGTTAAAACCACAGATAGATGAATTACGTGATTCATTACCTAGTGGTTATCGGGTTGAAGTGTTTGGAGAAGTGGATATCTCCAGAGAAGTTGATACACAATTAGCGAAAACAATGCCTTTTATGTTGATTGCGATACTTACCTTATTAATGTTTGAGCTAAATAGTATAAAAAAAATGTTCTTAGTTTTAATGACGGTACCATTGGGACTAATTGGAGTTGTCTTTATTTTATTAGTATTGGACTTGTCATTTGGTCTAGTAGCACGGCTTGGCTTACTGGCCTTGGTGGGTATTATTATTCGAAATTCGATTATTTTAATGGATCAAATTGATCAAGATTTAGCAGCGGGTTCATCACCTTGGAATGCGGTATTGGAGTCAACTGTACGACGTGCTCGGCCGATTATTTTGACAGCCTTGGCAGCTATTTTCGCGATGATACCGTTGATTACAGATTATTTTTGGGGTCCAATGGCGATCACTATGATGTCGGGACTGTTAGTTGCGACCTTGTTAACATTGCTGGTATTTCCAACGATGTACGTGGCGTTTTTTAAGGTTAAAGGTCAGTAA
- a CDS encoding aromatic ring-hydroxylating oxygenase subunit alpha: protein MNEKNKVINSLDWSDSTKIPFEVYTDESIYKLEQENIFRGETWSFVALESELAEAFSYKSTFVGDVPVVATRDDKDNFYVWVNRCSHRGAEVCRERHGKSEDGVFTCVYHQWAFDASGECVGVPFRKGHGGKGGFPKDFKPSDRPLQKLKVERLGGLIFASFADQGPTLEEYLGPQMLKMMLRVLCKPIEYLGVTRQYVNANWKLYTENTKDPYHASLLHLFHATFGVYRSTMGGGAEIGGPLNMHSLLSAYVIENEDKSEYEKGDLRTYDTGVKLADTSVLEVTPELDPVFTNHIQSIFPSMVLQQIHNTLAVRQIIPKGVDEFELVFHFFGYEDDTPELRAERVRQMNLVGPAGYISMEDGEATELVQNAIKGDPSHHSLMAMGEDGDEGTLLTESILRAYWKGYQQIMGVTQ, encoded by the coding sequence GTGAATGAAAAAAATAAAGTAATTAATAGCTTGGATTGGAGTGACTCAACAAAAATTCCATTTGAAGTTTATACAGACGAAAGTATTTATAAGCTTGAACAAGAAAATATTTTTCGTGGTGAAACCTGGAGTTTCGTTGCGCTGGAATCTGAATTAGCAGAAGCATTTAGTTATAAGTCGACATTTGTAGGTGATGTGCCTGTTGTCGCAACCCGTGATGATAAAGATAACTTCTATGTATGGGTTAACCGCTGTTCTCATAGAGGTGCAGAAGTTTGTAGAGAACGACATGGGAAGTCTGAAGATGGCGTTTTTACTTGCGTTTACCACCAGTGGGCCTTTGATGCGTCAGGCGAGTGTGTTGGGGTTCCTTTTCGTAAAGGCCATGGTGGAAAAGGTGGTTTTCCTAAGGACTTTAAGCCGAGTGACCGACCTTTACAAAAGTTAAAAGTTGAAAGATTGGGTGGGCTTATTTTTGCAAGTTTTGCTGATCAAGGGCCAACATTAGAGGAATACCTAGGCCCTCAAATGCTCAAAATGATGTTGAGGGTGTTATGTAAGCCGATCGAATACCTCGGCGTGACTCGGCAATATGTTAATGCTAATTGGAAGCTATATACAGAGAACACTAAAGACCCTTATCACGCCAGTTTACTGCATCTTTTTCATGCCACGTTTGGTGTTTACCGATCTACGATGGGTGGTGGTGCTGAAATAGGTGGGCCGTTAAATATGCATAGCCTTCTTAGCGCCTATGTTATTGAAAATGAAGATAAATCTGAGTACGAAAAAGGTGATTTAAGAACCTATGATACAGGTGTTAAGTTAGCTGATACCTCTGTTTTAGAAGTTACACCAGAATTAGACCCAGTTTTTACCAATCATATCCAATCTATTTTCCCTTCAATGGTGTTACAGCAAATTCATAACACCTTGGCGGTACGTCAAATTATTCCTAAAGGTGTCGACGAATTTGAGTTGGTGTTCCATTTTTTTGGCTATGAAGATGATACCCCTGAATTAAGAGCTGAAAGAGTTAGGCAGATGAACTTAGTAGGCCCAGCGGGTTATATCTCTATGGAAGATGGTGAAGCCACTGAATTGGTTCAAAACGCCATTAAGGGTGATCCAAGTCATCATTCATTGATGGCAATGGGTGAAGACGGAGATGAAGGTACGTTGTTAACCGAGTCGATATTACGTGCCTATTGGAAAGGTTATCAGCAAATTATGGGTGTGACTCAGTAA
- a CDS encoding efflux RND transporter periplasmic adaptor subunit, with protein MHILSVALIAILAITLSACGDVSNSQPLNKLVDVTTFSYQPATRIMDYPGRVQARYQTELSFQVEGRLIERLVEVGDVVQKGDLIAVLDAKDYALSNESYSNKKKAAEADLQRAQRDLARAKELRQKKFIGQSELDKAINIERAAYAELNVMKAEYAQRVNQHGYTQLLAPADGVVISLSKEVGDVVKAGAAIAMFAWKDGWEFVTAVAEKEINQLSIGQSVSVTLWAYDDKEYAASVREISPISTINAPSYRVKLSLNEQPNGVKLGMTGHALFSIKEDRVGLLPTSAIVKNDGQMMVMTVDSTTKQVRAKQVTLGQSLADHVSIVDGLKDGQWVVIAGANKIEEGNTVRVLTNE; from the coding sequence ATGCATATTTTATCCGTTGCTCTGATTGCTATTTTAGCCATCACTCTTAGTGCTTGTGGTGATGTATCGAATAGTCAACCATTAAATAAGCTCGTTGATGTAACTACTTTTTCATATCAACCGGCGACTCGTATTATGGATTACCCAGGTCGTGTTCAAGCTCGATATCAAACTGAGTTATCATTCCAGGTAGAAGGTCGTTTGATTGAGCGCCTAGTTGAAGTTGGTGATGTAGTGCAAAAAGGTGACCTTATTGCAGTGCTTGATGCAAAAGACTATGCGTTGAGCAATGAAAGCTATTCCAATAAGAAAAAGGCTGCTGAAGCAGATTTACAAAGAGCTCAGCGTGATTTGGCTCGGGCTAAAGAATTACGTCAAAAGAAGTTTATTGGGCAATCCGAGCTTGATAAAGCGATTAATATTGAACGAGCCGCTTATGCTGAATTAAACGTGATGAAAGCGGAATATGCTCAACGTGTGAATCAGCATGGGTATACGCAATTATTAGCCCCAGCAGACGGTGTTGTTATTTCACTTAGTAAAGAAGTCGGTGATGTGGTTAAAGCTGGCGCAGCCATTGCTATGTTTGCCTGGAAAGATGGTTGGGAATTTGTTACAGCGGTAGCAGAAAAAGAGATTAATCAATTATCAATTGGTCAGTCAGTCAGCGTTACACTTTGGGCCTATGACGATAAAGAATATGCTGCATCAGTTCGTGAAATTAGCCCTATTTCAACCATTAACGCCCCCTCGTATAGAGTAAAACTGAGTCTTAATGAGCAACCCAACGGGGTAAAACTGGGTATGACAGGGCATGCGTTATTTTCAATAAAAGAGGATCGTGTAGGCTTGTTGCCAACGTCTGCTATTGTTAAGAATGATGGTCAAATGATGGTCATGACCGTTGATTCAACGACAAAACAGGTTCGTGCTAAGCAGGTTACTCTGGGTCAATCACTAGCAGACCATGTGAGTATTGTTGATGGCTTAAAAGATGGCCAATGGGTGGTGATTGCTGGCGCTAATAAAATTGAAGAAGGTAATACGGTTAGAGTTTTAACCAATGAGTGA
- a CDS encoding TetR/AcrR family transcriptional regulator, whose protein sequence is MKLSKGLDKKNKIFDVALTLFSKYGFKAVTMREIAAKSSTSLGSLYIHYKSKAELYDMVLDSAYLEHAKAWRVTSDPDETLESKLYRFINNFCHFMNDNVEVAKLFKREQLDADPKRIKKLAEKVLSEEYNNLKELVIEANPTCHADVTTVLIFGMALNYYETMEFRKYFPGYDDSINSPDFIAEQIFNMAIAGLKST, encoded by the coding sequence ATGAAATTATCGAAAGGATTGGATAAGAAAAATAAAATATTTGATGTTGCGTTAACGCTATTTTCAAAATATGGCTTTAAGGCAGTTACTATGAGAGAGATAGCTGCTAAATCATCGACCAGTCTCGGTTCCTTATATATTCACTATAAATCAAAGGCAGAGTTATATGACATGGTTTTAGACAGTGCTTACCTTGAGCACGCTAAAGCATGGCGAGTAACCTCTGATCCTGATGAAACTTTAGAAAGCAAACTGTACCGATTTATAAATAACTTTTGCCACTTTATGAATGATAACGTTGAAGTGGCGAAGCTTTTTAAACGTGAACAACTGGATGCTGATCCTAAGCGTATTAAGAAGCTTGCAGAGAAGGTATTATCCGAAGAATATAATAATTTAAAAGAGCTAGTGATAGAGGCTAACCCTACATGTCATGCAGATGTCACGACGGTTTTGATTTTTGGTATGGCACTAAATTATTATGAAACGATGGAATTTAGAAAATACTTTCCTGGTTATGATGATTCCATCAATAGTCCAGATTTTATTGCAGAGCAAATATTTAATATGGCAATAGCGGGGCTTAAAAGTACGTAA
- a CDS encoding aromatic ring-hydroxylating oxygenase subunit alpha has translation MSTLNNDALDELFDRRPDDGIYKVNRRVYNDPALYERELESIFEGSWIYVAHESQLPNKGDFVTVTMGRQPVIINRDMNGQINGFINACPHRGARLCRTERGNTKSFICTYHGWAFASDGEAKWIQREEEGYPELLDHKNDVGLKHVEKVESYRGFIFASLSADVPTLDQHLLGGKAYIDMLVDQAPNGLEVLKGSSSCVYKGNWKLMLENGGGDGLHPDYAHSSLLKVADRKLQRSTAVQTMQVSKMYEQVGGQWAFGNGHTGIWFNFPNPEDRPAYKHLAELSKAYGEDRAHWMTGVFRNLSIYPNLHLLDQMATLIRTFRPLDVNRTEITFFCIAPVGEPVEDRKNRLRQFEEFFAGSGMGTPDDNAEFEECQSGSEGRNLATSYISFGLHSRHEGTDEVASNLGIELSHSGIIGYEGCTMTQYDRWIELMTKEDKS, from the coding sequence ATGAGCACACTCAATAATGATGCTTTAGACGAACTGTTTGATAGGCGCCCCGACGACGGTATCTACAAGGTTAACCGACGTGTATATAACGACCCCGCTCTTTACGAGCGGGAGTTGGAGAGTATTTTTGAAGGGTCTTGGATATATGTCGCGCATGAAAGCCAACTACCGAATAAAGGGGACTTTGTTACAGTCACCATGGGTAGACAGCCTGTCATTATTAACCGCGATATGAATGGGCAAATTAATGGTTTCATCAATGCTTGCCCACATCGGGGCGCACGTTTATGTAGAACAGAACGGGGTAATACGAAAAGCTTTATATGCACCTATCATGGTTGGGCATTTGCTAGTGATGGTGAAGCAAAATGGATTCAGCGAGAAGAAGAGGGCTATCCCGAGCTGCTTGATCATAAGAATGACGTCGGCCTAAAACATGTTGAGAAAGTAGAAAGTTATCGTGGCTTTATCTTTGCAAGCCTATCTGCAGATGTTCCTACCTTAGATCAGCATTTATTGGGGGGTAAGGCTTATATCGATATGTTGGTTGACCAGGCGCCGAACGGGCTAGAAGTGTTAAAGGGCAGTTCGAGTTGTGTTTATAAGGGTAATTGGAAACTGATGCTTGAAAATGGCGGTGGTGATGGATTACACCCAGATTATGCACACAGCTCGCTATTAAAAGTAGCCGATCGAAAATTGCAAAGAAGCACTGCAGTTCAGACCATGCAGGTTTCAAAAATGTATGAGCAAGTTGGTGGGCAGTGGGCTTTTGGTAATGGCCATACTGGCATTTGGTTTAATTTTCCAAACCCTGAAGACAGACCGGCTTATAAGCATTTGGCTGAACTAAGTAAAGCGTACGGAGAAGACAGAGCTCATTGGATGACCGGTGTGTTTCGTAATCTATCTATCTACCCTAATTTACATTTGCTGGACCAAATGGCGACGCTTATTCGCACCTTTAGACCCTTAGATGTAAACCGTACAGAAATAACTTTTTTCTGCATAGCACCAGTCGGTGAGCCAGTTGAAGATAGAAAAAACCGTCTGCGTCAATTTGAAGAGTTTTTTGCCGGTAGCGGAATGGGTACGCCAGATGATAATGCTGAGTTTGAAGAATGTCAGTCAGGTTCTGAAGGGCGTAATTTAGCCACTAGCTATATTTCTTTTGGCCTACATTCACGCCACGAAGGTACCGATGAAGTTGCTAGTAACTTAGGTATTGAGCTGTCTCATAGTGGGATCATCGGCTATGAGGGTTGCACAATGACGCAATATGACCGTTGGATAGAGCTGATGACGAAGGAAGACAAATCATGA
- a CDS encoding alpha/beta fold hydrolase, with amino-acid sequence MNEADFETKYIDVNGVKTCYIEEGQGEPVILIHGGGAGANSYGNWFASLPLFGKKFRAIAIDMIGFGKSEGPAVIGADCSQKTRYDHLAGFIKAMGFEKATLVGNSMGGATAMGVAIEYPELVDKLVLMGSAGLNTEISEALMPILKYDFTKEGMVKMVQALTNDDFVITDEMIDYRFANSIDPSNKEAYGNVMEWIKSQGGLFYEDEYIAKITQKTLVVNGKNDLVVPLTHAHKFLELINDSWGYIVPHCGHWAMIEHPEDFASAVSQFIESH; translated from the coding sequence ATGAACGAAGCAGATTTTGAAACAAAATATATTGATGTTAACGGTGTTAAAACTTGTTATATAGAAGAAGGGCAAGGTGAGCCGGTCATTTTAATTCATGGTGGTGGAGCAGGTGCCAATAGCTACGGTAACTGGTTTGCAAGCCTGCCTCTTTTCGGTAAGAAGTTTAGAGCGATTGCCATCGATATGATTGGCTTTGGTAAATCTGAAGGCCCTGCTGTCATTGGAGCGGACTGCTCACAAAAAACCCGCTATGACCATTTAGCTGGCTTTATTAAAGCCATGGGGTTTGAAAAAGCAACATTGGTTGGAAACTCTATGGGTGGCGCAACGGCTATGGGTGTTGCGATTGAGTACCCAGAGCTTGTTGATAAATTGGTGTTGATGGGAAGTGCTGGTCTCAATACAGAAATCTCAGAAGCATTGATGCCGATCTTGAAATATGACTTCACTAAAGAAGGTATGGTGAAAATGGTTCAAGCGTTAACCAATGATGATTTTGTTATTACTGATGAGATGATCGATTACCGTTTTGCCAACTCTATAGACCCGAGTAATAAAGAAGCTTATGGCAATGTGATGGAGTGGATTAAATCTCAGGGAGGGCTTTTTTACGAGGATGAATACATTGCGAAAATCACCCAGAAAACATTAGTTGTAAATGGCAAAAATGATCTGGTTGTTCCCTTAACTCACGCGCACAAATTTTTAGAATTAATTAATGATTCATGGGGTTATATAGTCCCTCATTGTGGTCATTGGGCGATGATTGAGCATCCAGAAGATTTTGCATCAGCGGTTAGCCAATTTATTGAATCTCACTAA
- a CDS encoding Rieske 2Fe-2S domain-containing protein: protein MDQSERILVNEEVVKKNKLWPNFIKAKLGFRNHWYPVMFGKEIEEGKPVKAMLCGENLLLNRIDGKVYAIKDRCLHRGVAFSKKPECYTKETITCWYHAWTYRWDDGSLCDIMTDPKSDMIGKHRLKTYTAQEAKGLVFIFLGDIEPTPLINDVPPGFLDEGRAIRGIKREVGSNWRIAAENGFDSTHVFIHKDSKLIPNNETVIPLGFATDREEEAKGTLWEVVNNEDGPKGVYDNIGQHAVPVVEGKVDGETVLRPVIGGDKRIANQISIWMPGALKVDPFPDPSLIQFEWYVPRDENSHWYIQTLGKEVANEAEEQEFEKDFNEKWEDWGLRGFNDDDIWAREAMEEFYKDDWGWIKEQLFEPDGNIVAWRQLASEANRGVQTLEDL from the coding sequence ATGGATCAAAGTGAAAGAATTTTAGTCAACGAAGAGGTCGTGAAAAAGAACAAGTTATGGCCGAACTTTATTAAGGCCAAGCTGGGGTTTAGAAACCATTGGTACCCCGTCATGTTCGGTAAAGAAATAGAAGAGGGCAAGCCTGTTAAGGCGATGTTATGTGGTGAAAACCTATTACTCAACCGAATTGATGGAAAAGTTTATGCCATCAAAGATAGGTGTTTACACCGAGGTGTTGCCTTTTCTAAAAAGCCTGAGTGTTATACAAAAGAGACCATTACCTGTTGGTATCATGCTTGGACGTATCGATGGGACGATGGCTCGTTATGCGACATTATGACGGACCCTAAAAGCGATATGATTGGTAAGCATCGTCTTAAAACGTATACCGCGCAAGAAGCAAAAGGGCTTGTATTTATTTTTCTCGGCGATATTGAACCTACCCCTCTGATTAATGACGTACCACCTGGGTTTTTAGATGAAGGGCGTGCGATTAGAGGCATTAAACGAGAAGTTGGGTCAAACTGGAGAATCGCTGCTGAAAATGGTTTTGATTCAACACATGTTTTTATTCATAAAGACAGTAAGTTAATACCAAACAATGAGACCGTTATTCCATTAGGGTTTGCGACAGATCGTGAAGAAGAAGCAAAAGGCACCTTATGGGAAGTAGTTAATAACGAAGACGGACCTAAGGGTGTTTACGATAATATCGGCCAGCATGCGGTTCCCGTCGTTGAGGGTAAAGTAGATGGTGAAACAGTTCTTCGTCCGGTTATTGGTGGTGATAAACGCATAGCCAACCAAATCTCAATATGGATGCCAGGCGCCCTTAAAGTAGACCCCTTTCCAGACCCTTCATTGATTCAATTTGAATGGTATGTGCCAAGAGATGAAAACTCACATTGGTATATTCAAACGCTTGGTAAAGAAGTGGCTAATGAAGCTGAAGAGCAAGAGTTTGAAAAAGATTTTAATGAAAAGTGGGAAGACTGGGGGCTACGTGGCTTTAATGATGATGATATTTGGGCCCGTGAAGCGATGGAAGAGTTTTACAAGGATGACTGGGGTTGGATTAAAGAACAGTTATTTGAGCCAGATGGAAATATAGTCGCGTGGAGACAGTTAGCCAGTGAAGCAAATCGCGGTGTCCAAACACTAGAAGATTTATAA
- a CDS encoding VOC family protein, which yields MNLDQLTPSSLGYFVFKSDKLAEWNTFLKDLVGLQLSDKSSDDQLAFRMDKQEQRIIIEKGSANDLSAVGWEYDNDQSLNEVVLHIKGKGVEIVKADQKFCESRGIKKAYICTDPDGVDHELYYGASIIPMNDSFKSDVLVGQFLADRFGAGHYVANAENVEMSLNFYRNVLCIRLSDYITGEVFPGGPVLEATFLHTKTGRHHSVACASIPIPKKLHHFMIEYENMNDVGLAFDRFKKADTPFFMELGHHPNDQMFSFYVQTPDGFGLEIGWGGIIIEEDNWEVKTYSQLSDWGHVEPRSNDN from the coding sequence ATGAATTTAGATCAATTAACTCCATCCAGTTTGGGATATTTTGTTTTTAAATCCGATAAATTGGCGGAATGGAACACTTTTTTAAAGGACCTAGTTGGTCTGCAGCTTAGTGACAAAAGTAGTGACGATCAACTTGCTTTTCGTATGGATAAGCAAGAACAACGAATCATTATTGAAAAAGGGTCAGCAAATGATTTATCAGCAGTCGGTTGGGAATATGATAATGATCAATCGCTGAATGAAGTTGTTCTACATATAAAAGGAAAGGGTGTTGAGATTGTAAAAGCAGACCAGAAGTTTTGTGAAAGTAGGGGGATTAAGAAAGCCTATATATGCACAGACCCGGATGGGGTTGATCATGAACTATATTATGGCGCATCGATTATCCCGATGAATGACAGTTTTAAATCGGATGTTTTGGTTGGGCAATTTTTAGCTGATCGTTTTGGTGCTGGTCACTATGTTGCTAATGCTGAAAATGTTGAGATGAGTCTTAACTTTTATAGGAATGTATTGTGTATTCGATTAAGCGATTATATCACCGGTGAGGTTTTTCCTGGTGGGCCAGTATTAGAAGCTACTTTTTTACATACAAAAACTGGCAGACACCATTCTGTCGCCTGTGCAAGTATCCCAATACCTAAAAAGCTACATCATTTTATGATCGAGTATGAAAATATGAATGACGTTGGTCTCGCTTTTGATCGCTTTAAAAAGGCTGATACACCTTTTTTTATGGAGCTTGGTCATCACCCAAATGATCAAATGTTTTCTTTCTATGTTCAAACACCCGATGGTTTTGGTTTAGAAATTGGTTGGGGCGGAATAATCATTGAAGAAGATAACTGGGAAGTTAAGACGTATTCCCAATTAAGTGATTGGGGTCATGTTGAACCTAGATCAAATGACAACTAA